The following are from one region of the Sphingomonas oryzagri genome:
- the rpoC gene encoding DNA-directed RNA polymerase subunit beta' codes for MNEMTNFANPLAKPETFDQIKIGIASPERIRSWSFGEIKKPETINYRTFKPERDGLFCARIFGPIKDYECLCGKYKRMKYKGIVCEKCGVEVTVSKVRRERMGHIELAAPVAHIWFLKSLPSRIGLLLDMQLKQLERILYFEAYVVIEPGLTPLEKYQLLTEDELLTAQDEYGEDAFSAGIGAEAVKQMLIDLDLEGEKTALIEELAVTKSELKPKKIIKRLKVVESFLESGNRPEWMILDVVPVIPPELRPLVPLDGGRFATSDLNDLYRRVINRNNRLKRLMELRAPDIIVRNEKRMLQEAVDALFDNGRRGRTITGANKRPLKSLSDMLKGKQGRFRQNLLGKRVDYSGRSVIVTGPELKLHQCGLPKKMALELFKPFIYARLDAKGLSMTLKQAKKWVEKERKEVWDILDEVIREHPVLLNRAPTLHRLGIQAFEPVLIEGKAIQLHPLVCSAFNADFDGDQMAVHVPLSLEAQLEARVLMMSTNNILSPANGKPIIVPSQDMVLGLYYLSLQKENEPGEGTVLADMTEVHQALFNKAVTLHTKIVSRIPQTDEDGNQYLKRYETTPGRMLIGECLPKSHKVPFETVNRVLTKKDIGDVIDEVYRHTGQKDTVLFADAIMALGFRHAFQAGISFGKDDMVIPAAKDPLVDETKLLVKDYEQQYQDGLITQQEKYNKVIDAWSRCGDRVAAEMMKEIQAVKKTDEGREKPMNAIYMMAHSGARGSAAQIKQLAGMRGLMAKPSGEIIETPIISNFKEGLTVLEYFNSTHGARKGLADTALKTANSGYLTRRLVDVSQDCVIVEIDCGTERSLEMKAIVQGGATIASLGERILGRTTAEDIVDPKTNEIVIPEGTLLDEPMIAKIEAVAPQAVQIRSPLVCESIGGVCATCYGRDLARGTPVNIGEAVGVIAAQSIGEPGTQLTMRTFHIGGAAQLNETSNLEAPTDGKIEYRDMPVIVDPRGRRIAMSRSAELAIVDMDGRELSTHRIPYGAHLLYDGGHIVSKGDRLAEWDPFMMPVITEKGGTVKYQDLVENQTLTEQTDEATGIAQKVVIEYRATSRKEDLRPRLTLLDDNSGEAARYMLAPGAMLSVEDGQQVQAGEVLARVSREAAKTRDITGGLPRVAELFEARKPKENAIIAKISGRVEFGKDYKAKRKIIIRPDDGSEPVEYLVPKSKVIDVQEGDHVRRGDNLIGGSPDPHDILEVLGIEPLAAYLVSEIQEVYRLQGVKINDKHIETIVRQMLLKVEITNAGDTTFLAGEQVEKEDMEAVNKKMIEEGRQPAEGKPILLGITKASLQTRSFISAASFQETTRVLTEASVQGKIDNLNGLKENVIVGRLIPAGTGAGMNRMRVAASSRDAALRAQQKAFEVAIAAPSSAAEEHDAELKRSARESAGTGDDPLGEVAMSGHGTDEDAGDYLNS; via the coding sequence ATGAACGAGATGACCAATTTCGCCAATCCGCTCGCGAAGCCGGAGACGTTCGATCAGATCAAGATCGGCATCGCCTCGCCCGAGCGCATCCGCTCCTGGTCGTTCGGCGAGATCAAGAAGCCGGAGACGATCAACTACCGCACGTTCAAGCCCGAGCGTGACGGCCTGTTTTGCGCGCGCATCTTCGGTCCGATCAAGGATTACGAGTGCCTGTGCGGCAAGTACAAGCGGATGAAGTACAAGGGCATCGTCTGCGAGAAGTGCGGCGTCGAGGTCACCGTCTCGAAGGTCCGCCGCGAGCGGATGGGCCATATCGAGCTGGCCGCCCCGGTCGCGCACATCTGGTTCCTGAAGAGCCTGCCCTCGCGCATTGGCCTGCTGCTCGACATGCAGCTCAAGCAGCTGGAGCGTATCCTCTATTTCGAGGCCTATGTGGTGATCGAGCCGGGCCTGACCCCGCTCGAAAAGTATCAGCTCCTCACCGAGGATGAGCTGCTGACCGCGCAGGACGAATATGGCGAGGACGCCTTCTCGGCCGGCATCGGCGCCGAGGCCGTGAAGCAGATGCTGATCGACCTCGACCTCGAGGGCGAGAAGACCGCGCTGATCGAAGAGCTGGCGGTCACCAAGTCCGAGCTGAAGCCCAAGAAGATCATCAAGCGCCTGAAGGTCGTCGAGAGCTTCCTGGAATCCGGCAACCGTCCGGAGTGGATGATCCTCGACGTCGTGCCGGTCATCCCGCCGGAACTGCGCCCGCTCGTGCCGCTCGACGGCGGCCGCTTCGCGACGTCGGATCTCAACGATCTGTATCGCCGCGTGATCAACCGCAACAACCGCCTCAAGCGCCTGATGGAGCTGCGCGCGCCGGACATCATCGTCCGCAACGAAAAGCGCATGCTGCAGGAGGCGGTTGACGCGCTGTTCGACAACGGCCGTCGCGGTCGCACCATCACCGGCGCCAACAAGCGTCCGCTGAAGTCGCTGTCCGACATGCTCAAGGGCAAGCAGGGCCGCTTCCGTCAGAACCTGCTCGGCAAGCGCGTCGATTATTCGGGCCGCTCGGTGATCGTGACCGGTCCGGAGCTGAAGCTGCACCAGTGCGGCCTGCCGAAGAAGATGGCGCTCGAGCTGTTCAAGCCGTTCATCTACGCCCGCCTCGACGCCAAGGGCCTGAGCATGACGCTCAAGCAGGCCAAGAAGTGGGTCGAGAAGGAGCGCAAGGAAGTCTGGGACATCCTGGACGAGGTGATCCGCGAGCATCCGGTGCTGCTGAACCGCGCGCCGACACTCCACCGCCTTGGCATCCAGGCGTTCGAGCCGGTGCTGATCGAGGGCAAGGCGATCCAGCTGCACCCGCTGGTCTGCTCGGCCTTCAACGCCGACTTCGACGGCGACCAGATGGCCGTGCACGTTCCGCTGTCACTGGAAGCGCAGCTGGAAGCGCGCGTGCTGATGATGTCGACCAACAACATCCTGTCGCCCGCGAACGGCAAGCCGATCATCGTGCCGTCTCAGGACATGGTGCTGGGCCTCTATTACCTCTCGCTCCAGAAGGAGAACGAGCCGGGTGAAGGCACGGTGCTGGCCGACATGACCGAGGTCCACCAGGCGCTGTTCAACAAGGCGGTGACGCTGCACACCAAGATCGTCTCGCGCATCCCGCAGACGGACGAGGACGGCAACCAGTACCTCAAGCGCTACGAGACGACGCCGGGCCGCATGCTGATCGGCGAGTGCCTGCCGAAGAGCCACAAGGTGCCCTTCGAGACGGTCAACCGCGTGCTGACCAAGAAGGACATCGGCGACGTCATCGACGAGGTCTATCGCCACACCGGCCAGAAGGACACGGTGCTGTTCGCCGACGCCATCATGGCGCTGGGCTTCCGCCACGCGTTCCAGGCCGGCATCTCCTTCGGCAAGGACGACATGGTCATCCCCGCCGCCAAGGATCCGCTGGTCGACGAGACCAAGCTGCTGGTGAAGGATTACGAGCAGCAGTATCAGGACGGCCTGATCACCCAGCAGGAAAAGTACAACAAGGTGATCGACGCCTGGTCGCGCTGCGGTGATCGCGTGGCGGCCGAGATGATGAAGGAGATCCAGGCGGTCAAGAAGACCGACGAGGGTCGCGAGAAGCCGATGAACGCCATCTACATGATGGCCCACTCCGGTGCCCGTGGTTCGGCGGCGCAGATCAAGCAGCTCGCCGGTATGCGCGGCCTCATGGCCAAGCCGTCGGGCGAGATCATCGAGACGCCGATCATCTCGAACTTCAAGGAAGGCCTGACCGTCCTTGAGTACTTCAACTCGACCCACGGCGCCCGCAAGGGTCTAGCCGACACCGCGCTCAAGACGGCGAACTCGGGCTACCTGACCCGCCGCCTCGTCGACGTGTCGCAGGATTGCGTGATCGTCGAGATCGATTGCGGCACCGAGCGGTCGCTGGAGATGAAGGCGATCGTCCAGGGCGGCGCCACCATCGCCTCGCTCGGCGAGCGTATCCTGGGTCGCACCACGGCCGAGGACATCGTCGATCCGAAGACCAACGAGATCGTCATCCCGGAGGGCACGCTGCTCGACGAGCCGATGATCGCGAAGATCGAGGCGGTCGCTCCGCAGGCCGTGCAGATCCGCTCGCCGCTGGTCTGCGAATCGATCGGCGGCGTCTGCGCCACCTGCTACGGGCGTGATCTCGCCCGCGGTACGCCGGTGAACATCGGCGAGGCGGTGGGCGTCATCGCCGCCCAGTCGATCGGCGAGCCGGGCACCCAGCTGACGATGCGGACCTTCCACATCGGTGGTGCTGCGCAGCTCAACGAAACCTCGAACCTCGAAGCGCCGACCGACGGCAAGATCGAGTATCGCGACATGCCCGTGATCGTCGACCCGCGTGGCCGCCGCATCGCGATGTCGCGCTCGGCCGAGCTGGCGATCGTCGACATGGACGGCCGCGAGCTTTCGACGCACCGCATCCCGTACGGCGCGCACCTGCTCTATGACGGTGGCCACATCGTCTCGAAGGGCGATCGCCTGGCGGAGTGGGATCCGTTCATGATGCCGGTGATCACCGAAAAGGGCGGCACGGTGAAGTATCAGGATCTCGTCGAGAACCAGACGCTCACCGAGCAGACCGACGAAGCGACCGGTATCGCGCAGAAGGTGGTGATCGAATATCGCGCCACCTCGCGGAAGGAGGATCTCCGTCCGCGTCTGACCCTGCTCGACGACAATTCGGGCGAGGCCGCGCGCTACATGCTGGCGCCGGGTGCGATGCTCTCGGTCGAGGACGGCCAGCAGGTGCAGGCGGGTGAGGTTCTCGCCCGTGTGTCGCGCGAAGCCGCCAAGACCCGCGACATCACCGGCGGTCTGCCGCGCGTCGCCGAGCTGTTCGAGGCGCGCAAGCCGAAGGAGAACGCGATCATCGCGAAGATCTCCGGTCGCGTCGAATTCGGCAAGGACTACAAGGCCAAGCGCAAGATCATCATCCGCCCGGATGATGGTTCGGAGCCGGTCGAGTATCTCGTGCCGAAGTCGAAGGTCATCGACGTGCAGGAGGGCGATCACGTTCGTCGTGGTGATAACCTGATCGGCGGCTCGCCCGATCCGCACGACATCCTCGAAGTGCTCGGCATCGAGCCGCTCGCGGCCTATCTCGTGTCGGAAATCCAGGAAGTGTATCGACTGCAGGGCGTGAAGATCAACGACAAGCATATCGAGACGATCGTTCGTCAGATGCTGCTCAAGGTCGAGATCACCAATGCGGGCGACACCACCTTCCTGGCCGGCGAGCAGGTCGAGAAGGAGGACATGGAAGCGGTCAACAAGAAGATGATCGAGGAAGGTCGCCAGCCCGCCGAGGGCAAGCCGATCCTGCTCGGCATCACCAAGGCGTCGCTGCAGACCCGCAGCTTCATCTCGGCCGCTTCGTTTCAGGAGACGACCCGCGTGCTCACCGAGGCTTCGGTGCAGGGCAAGATCGACAACCTGAACGGCCTCAAGGAAAACGTCATCGTCGGCCGCCTCATCCCGGCGGGCACCGGCGCGGGCATGAACCGCATGCGCGTGGCGGCCTCCTCGCGCGACGCGGCGCTGCGTGCCCAGCAGAAGGCGTTCGAGGTGGCGATCGCCGCCCCGTCGTCGGCCGCCGAGGAGCATGATGCGGAGCTGAAGCGCTCGGCGCGCGAAAGCGCCGGCACCGGCGACGATCCGCTGGGTGAAGTGGCCATGTCCGGCCACGGCACCGATGAGGATGCGGGCGATTACCTGAACAGCTGA
- a CDS encoding acyltransferase family protein, which yields MDEVHARQHHLTLDAMRGVAALGVVWFHLHFVVGYDSAGPLAVDFFFLLSGFVVAGAYDDRLDKNLDMISFSRKRLLRMYPLFLAGLCLSLAVQEVLIATGFSRLDQKDTLLSFLVEMVWLPSPFNRDAFTFPLDGPAWSLSFEILINLLFALLHRHLTNRRLALLSVSAGCMVVTAVMVLGTVNFGWSWATLPLGLARVLFSFPAGVLMWRYRKRIPIILGRIPPWMLLAALGAVLVLPETRASDILFLLFGSPLLVASGFRGSDFRTGGLFRFLGDASYPLYALHGPTILLIQGVAKRLHLGVFAVPVALGYVVAMLFLSRIVASSDLAVRQALGRMMDRDGRPAGRSSALI from the coding sequence ATGGATGAGGTGCACGCGCGTCAGCATCATCTAACGCTGGACGCCATGCGCGGCGTCGCCGCGCTGGGGGTGGTGTGGTTCCATCTTCACTTCGTCGTCGGATATGATTCTGCGGGTCCGCTCGCCGTGGATTTTTTCTTCCTGTTGAGCGGTTTCGTCGTCGCCGGCGCCTACGATGATCGGCTCGACAAGAATCTGGACATGATCAGTTTCAGCCGGAAGCGCCTCTTGCGCATGTATCCTCTTTTCCTGGCGGGGCTTTGTCTCTCGCTTGCGGTCCAGGAGGTGCTGATCGCGACGGGCTTCAGCAGGTTGGACCAGAAGGATACCCTGCTGTCCTTCCTGGTCGAGATGGTCTGGCTTCCGTCACCTTTCAATCGCGATGCCTTCACCTTTCCGCTCGATGGCCCGGCATGGTCGCTATCCTTCGAAATCCTGATCAACCTGCTGTTCGCATTGCTCCACCGCCACCTGACGAACCGCCGTCTGGCCCTGCTCAGCGTATCGGCCGGCTGCATGGTGGTAACGGCCGTCATGGTGCTCGGGACCGTGAATTTCGGCTGGTCATGGGCGACACTGCCCCTGGGATTGGCCCGCGTACTATTCTCGTTCCCGGCCGGTGTGCTGATGTGGCGGTACAGGAAGCGAATTCCGATCATCCTCGGTCGGATCCCGCCCTGGATGCTGCTTGCCGCGCTCGGCGCCGTACTCGTACTTCCGGAGACACGGGCCTCGGATATCCTGTTCCTGCTTTTCGGATCGCCGCTGCTCGTCGCGAGCGGTTTCAGAGGGAGCGATTTCCGGACCGGCGGTCTCTTCCGGTTCCTGGGCGATGCCTCCTATCCGCTCTACGCCCTGCACGGCCCCACGATCCTGCTGATCCAGGGGGTCGCCAAGCGCCTGCACCTCGGCGTCTTCGCCGTGCCGGTCGCGCTGGGATATGTCGTGGCGATGCTGTTCCTATCGAGAATTGTCGCATCGTCGGATCTGGCCGTGCGTCAGGCGCTGGGTCGTATGATGGATCGCGACGGACGGCCAGCAGGAAGATCGAGCGCGCTGATCTAG
- a CDS encoding M20/M25/M40 family metallo-hydrolase: MRNAIIASLFATLLASAAPALPAHPQAESQALELAKQAIALRSVRGPGNKTPEVAALYKAALVAGGFKDSDVTITPVDDTAYLIATWPGSDPSLKPLVISGHMDVVEADPKDWTRDPFTPIVENGYLFGRGATDMKLDGTLAIASLIELKREGYKPKRTIVIEFSGDEETVMKTSAIIAQKLSNAELVLNIDGGGGAYDETSGKPEYFTWSGAEKAYADFQLTVTNPGGHSSEPRPENAIDQLAAGLVRIGQYHFKPELNDLTRLSLMQESKYEDAQTGAAMRAFVANPEDKAAIATLTANPATVGRIGTTCVATMIDGGHAQNALPQRATANINCRIFPGHPFPEIMAELQRVAAEPAIQFKDVTEGSVATPPSPLRPDFVKAVETSIHKVYPGVPVFPSQSSGASDSMWFRHVGVPSYGASPVFIKESEDFSHGLNERTPIANIPPAITYYLSLIPALSS, translated from the coding sequence ATGCGCAACGCCATCATCGCCAGCCTGTTCGCAACCCTTCTGGCGAGCGCGGCCCCCGCCCTCCCCGCCCATCCGCAGGCGGAAAGCCAGGCGCTCGAACTCGCCAAGCAGGCGATCGCGCTGCGGTCCGTGCGCGGGCCGGGCAACAAGACGCCGGAGGTCGCAGCACTCTACAAGGCGGCGCTGGTCGCCGGCGGCTTCAAGGACAGCGACGTCACCATCACCCCGGTGGACGACACCGCCTATCTGATCGCCACCTGGCCGGGCAGCGATCCGTCGCTGAAACCGCTGGTCATCTCCGGCCACATGGATGTGGTGGAGGCCGATCCGAAGGACTGGACGCGCGATCCCTTCACGCCGATCGTCGAGAATGGCTATCTGTTCGGGCGCGGCGCCACCGACATGAAGCTCGACGGCACGCTTGCCATCGCCTCGCTGATCGAACTGAAGCGGGAGGGCTACAAGCCGAAGCGCACCATCGTCATCGAATTTTCCGGCGACGAGGAGACGGTGATGAAGACCAGCGCGATCATCGCGCAGAAGCTCTCCAACGCCGAACTGGTGCTCAACATCGACGGCGGCGGCGGCGCCTATGACGAGACGAGTGGCAAGCCCGAATATTTCACCTGGTCCGGCGCCGAGAAGGCCTATGCCGATTTCCAGCTGACCGTCACCAATCCGGGCGGCCACTCGTCCGAACCGCGGCCCGAAAACGCCATCGACCAGCTCGCCGCCGGCCTCGTCCGCATCGGCCAATATCATTTCAAGCCCGAGCTGAACGACCTGACCCGCCTATCGCTGATGCAGGAATCCAAATATGAGGATGCGCAGACGGGTGCTGCGATGCGTGCCTTTGTCGCCAATCCGGAGGACAAGGCCGCGATCGCGACGCTCACCGCCAATCCGGCGACGGTCGGCCGCATCGGCACCACCTGCGTCGCGACGATGATCGACGGCGGCCACGCGCAGAACGCCCTGCCCCAGCGCGCCACCGCCAACATCAACTGCCGCATCTTCCCCGGCCACCCCTTCCCCGAGATCATGGCCGAGTTGCAGCGCGTCGCCGCCGAGCCGGCGATCCAGTTCAAGGACGTGACCGAGGGTTCGGTCGCCACCCCGCCCTCGCCGCTGCGGCCGGATTTCGTGAAAGCGGTCGAGACCTCGATCCACAAGGTCTATCCGGGCGTGCCCGTGTTCCCCAGCCAGTCCTCGGGCGCCAGCGACAGCATGTGGTTCCGTCATGTCGGCGTGCCGAGCTACGGCGCCAGCCCGGTGTTCATCAAGGAATCGGAGGATTTCAGCCACGGCCTGAACGAGCGCACGCCGATCGCCAACATCCCGCCGGCGATCACCTACTATCTCTCGCTGATCCCGGCCCTGTCGAGCTGA
- a CDS encoding AraC family transcriptional regulator: METMIEEMRGLVARHADRATPARLPLVVHQSTAPTPPTHGLYQPMLCFVLQGSKRVIIGERVIQYHAGEFLVASVDLPVIGQVMQACPEQPYRVIAMALDPAAIAGLLIDLPHGTEGATEAGVSLSTMTPELIDPLLRLTRLLDTPADIPVMAPMLEREILYRVLCGPQGPILRQIARSDSRLSRVRRAIDWIRQNYTAPLRVDHLAELSRMSVSSFHRHFKAVTAMSPLAYHKQIRLQEARHRLITTPADAARVAYAVGYESASQFSREYARLFGLPPMRDVARLRTGGALEEA, translated from the coding sequence ATGGAGACGATGATCGAGGAGATGCGCGGCCTCGTCGCGCGCCATGCGGATCGCGCGACGCCCGCGCGTCTGCCGCTGGTGGTCCATCAGTCCACCGCGCCGACGCCGCCCACGCACGGGCTGTATCAGCCGATGCTCTGCTTCGTCCTGCAGGGTTCCAAGCGGGTGATCATCGGCGAGCGCGTGATCCAATATCATGCCGGCGAATTCCTCGTCGCGTCGGTCGATCTGCCGGTGATCGGGCAGGTGATGCAGGCCTGCCCCGAACAGCCCTATCGCGTCATCGCGATGGCGCTCGATCCGGCGGCGATCGCGGGTCTGCTGATCGACCTGCCGCACGGCACCGAGGGGGCGACCGAGGCGGGCGTGAGCCTCAGCACGATGACGCCCGAGCTGATCGATCCGCTGCTGCGGCTGACCCGCCTGCTCGACACGCCTGCCGACATCCCGGTGATGGCGCCGATGCTGGAGCGCGAGATCCTCTATCGCGTGCTGTGCGGGCCGCAGGGGCCGATCCTGCGCCAGATCGCGCGATCGGACAGCCGCCTGTCGCGCGTGCGGCGCGCAATCGACTGGATCCGTCAGAATTACACGGCGCCGCTGCGCGTCGATCACCTCGCGGAGCTGTCGCGAATGAGCGTCTCGTCCTTCCACCGCCATTTCAAGGCGGTGACGGCGATGAGCCCGCTTGCCTATCACAAGCAGATCCGCCTGCAGGAAGCCCGCCACCGGCTGATCACCACGCCCGCCGACGCCGCGCGCGTCGCCTATGCGGTGGGCTATGAGAGCGCGTCCCAGTTCAGCCGCGAATATGCCCGGTTGTTCGGCCTGCCGCCGATGCGCGACGTGGCAAGGCTGCGCACCGGCGGGGCGCTGGAGGAGGCGTAA
- a CDS encoding SDR family NAD(P)-dependent oxidoreductase: protein MTDTLAPVRFGATSTTDEVLDSIDLTGKRVLVTGVSAGLGVETARVLVAHGAHVVGAARDLDKARRATAAIDGPGKLDFVECDLGSLASVRACADALNAKGEQFDVIIANAGVMAVPEKRETADGFEMQFGTNHLGHFVLINRIAKLIKDGGRLVNLSSAGHRYSDVNLDDPNFETTEYTPFGAYGRSKTANILFAVEFDRRHRTRGVRATALHPGGIQTELGRHMSEAELQALIDQINESGQSFSWKTIPQGAATSVWAGFVADKDEVGGRYCEDCHVAELSEGEGIREGVQAYAVDPDNAKALWAKSEELVGERF from the coding sequence ATGACCGATACCCTCGCTCCTGTTCGCTTCGGCGCGACGTCGACCACCGACGAGGTGCTCGACAGCATCGATCTCACCGGCAAGCGCGTACTCGTCACCGGCGTTTCGGCCGGTCTCGGTGTCGAGACGGCGCGCGTGCTGGTCGCGCACGGCGCGCATGTCGTCGGCGCCGCGCGCGATCTCGACAAGGCGCGCCGCGCCACCGCCGCGATCGACGGCCCCGGCAAGCTCGACTTCGTGGAATGTGACCTCGGCTCGCTCGCCAGCGTGCGCGCCTGCGCCGACGCACTCAACGCCAAGGGCGAGCAGTTCGATGTGATCATCGCAAACGCCGGCGTGATGGCGGTGCCCGAGAAGCGCGAGACCGCCGACGGTTTCGAGATGCAGTTCGGCACCAACCATCTCGGCCATTTCGTGCTGATCAACCGCATCGCTAAGCTGATCAAGGATGGCGGCCGGCTGGTGAACCTGTCGTCGGCGGGCCATCGCTATTCGGACGTCAATCTCGACGACCCGAATTTCGAGACGACCGAATATACGCCGTTCGGCGCTTATGGCCGCTCCAAGACGGCCAACATCCTGTTCGCCGTCGAGTTCGACCGGCGGCACCGGACACGCGGCGTGCGCGCCACCGCGCTCCACCCTGGCGGCATCCAGACTGAACTGGGCCGCCACATGAGCGAGGCCGAATTGCAGGCGCTGATCGACCAGATCAACGAATCGGGCCAGAGCTTCTCGTGGAAGACCATTCCGCAGGGTGCGGCGACCTCGGTCTGGGCCGGCTTCGTCGCCGACAAGGATGAGGTGGGCGGCCGCTATTGCGAGGATTGCCACGTCGCCGAGCTGAGCGAGGGCGAAGGCATCCGCGAGGGCGTGCAAGCCTATGCGGTCGATCCGGACAACGCCAAGGCGCTCTGGGCGAAGAGCGAGGAACTGGTCGGCGAGCGCTTCTGA